Within the Miscanthus floridulus cultivar M001 chromosome 17, ASM1932011v1, whole genome shotgun sequence genome, the region gtgatttagagaaattgtgttcggcgatttggagaaatcgtgttcggcgatttggagaaacgtggtcggcgtaGTTACGGCAAGTACGTATTGGAGTTTTTCATGAAATAGCATATAGTTCGGCGACCACAAAAGGATGTTAAACCACAAAGGAGACAAAACGgtgacaagttatggagaccaaaaacttATCTGAATATAAAAGTACATATctgtagtgtttcaaggatagaaatgtataaggtgttcgatgtgccacgagttgggaacatcgactccttctaagtcacttaggcgataagaacctggtcaagtaacctctttgacgacataaggcccttcccagggggaagagagcttgtgcaaaccTTTAGTCTTTTGTTTCCTacggagaacgagatcgccgacagcaaatgaacgacctttgatgttttggttgtagtacctctacaagccttctagatatttagttgtacggacataggtgattaggcgCTCTTCTTCGGCTCTCTTGACGTCCTCAGACCGAATAgcctcggcctgctcttcatcatagttttccactctaggtgctcagaaagtaacatccgctggtagtatggcttctgagccatagaccagaaAGTATGGAGTTACGCtagtgctacgactagcttgagtatgcagtccctagactacagTTGGAAGCTCCTTAAGCCATCTGCCTAGGTGCTTTTGTTCTTTCTGATACAATCGCTTTTTTAGgtcatcaaggatcataccgttcgccCATTCAACCTAACCGTTGGATCTTGGATGGGCAACAGAaacatatttgacggagatgcaatggtcttcacagaagtcctaTAAGTGATGTCTAGTAAACGTAGTTttgagatcggtgatgatgctgtttagtagaccaaatctgtggatgatatcttcaaagagctcaactactttctttgcagtagccgagacgagcagtttatattcaatccacttggagaacttgttaatggcgacatacacgtaccggaaaccacctggtgctggcttgaaaggcacGATCATGTCCAGtgcccagcatgcaaagggccaggaagctaggatggtttgccgCTCTTGCgctggcacgtgtatttgcttagcgaagaattggcatccttcacattgtcggacgagatcttctgcatcagtgatggctgtgggccaataaaaactagctcaaaaagccttgccgaccaatgttctcgaggccgcatggttgccacaagaactagagtgaatttcgagaagtagcttcactccctcctcttgggtgatgcatttctatagtatcccttccttggcactcttcCTCATCAAGCTGCCATCCACCATCACGTAAAGCTTGCTTCAACGAACtaggcattcagtttcagtcttgtctaTGGGTACCTCagcactggtgaggtacttgatgaattgctccctccagttGGTGATcggcgaaggtaccgcaagtaccaactgctcggcggggggaacttcttcgacttccttatcttctttgatggatggcgccaggagatcCTGAATGAAGACTCCCAGTGGGATCACGGCACGAGAAGAACccaacttggataagtggtcggcgagttgattttggtcacgtaccacgtggtgatactcgatgccatagaattttcctttgaGCTTTCTGATTTCAacgcagtaagcatccatcttatcactggaataggaccagtccttgttgagctagttgataaccagcgtggagtccccgtacaccatgaggcgtttgacgccgagctcgatagctatacgaagaccatggagacaagcttcatattccgcggcattgttggaggccgggaagtgtatccagagaacataacgtagcttatccttggtcggtgtaatgaacagaatgcccacaccagcaccattgatgttaagggcaccgtcgaagtacatcacctagtgttcggggcaagcagcggcgatgggctcttggatctcagtccattcagcgatgaagtcagcgagcacctatgacttaatggtaggtctgcttctgaattcgatggaataggtgctgagctcaatagcccatttaatgatgcggccattggcttctttgttgcagagaatgtcccccaaagggaactcagtgaccacggcgatcttgtagtattcgaagtagtgtcggagTTTGCGTGACGTAAtaagaatggcgtataacagcttttgtacctaagggtaatgagttttgggctcattaagtaccttgctgatgaagtaaaccaAATGTTGTACTTTATAAGCATGACCGACCTcttcgcgttcgacgacaatagctgtgctcacgacacgagaagtggcggcgatgtatattagcagagtctcatctggccttggcactgtcatgatcggcggctttgtgaagaacaacttgagctgctcgaaagctgagtctacctcctccgaccaggtaaagcgcttggaggccttgaggagcttgaagaaaggtagcccttttttgtcgaggcgtgatatgaagcggcttaaagcagccatgcaacctgtaagcttctgtatatccttgacacatgttggctatttcatattggtgatggcaga harbors:
- the LOC136515712 gene encoding uncharacterized protein translates to MDAYCVEIRKLKGKFYGIEYHHVVRDQNQLADHLSKLGSSRAVIPLGVFIQDLLAPSIKEDKEVEEVPPAEQLVLAVPSPITNWREQFIKYLTSAEVPIDKTETECLVR